One Brassica napus cultivar Da-Ae chromosome C4, Da-Ae, whole genome shotgun sequence genomic region harbors:
- the LOC106443597 gene encoding 4-substituted benzoates-glutamate ligase GH3.12-like: MNLNSELKALEELSSNAKQIQEDMLEEILRSSANTEYLRRFLHGSSDKELFKKNVPVVTYEDVKPYMERVANGEPSDVISGEPITQFFISSGTSEGKQKIYPLNNKYFQKRIFIENLRNSILSKHIKGVEDGKVMTFLNTRAISRTPSGLTVAPVITSFLMSDYFKNWSSNTSPDQVLLCCDNKQSTYCHFLCSLVQREEVVSIFVPFACSLIDAIKFLEIHWKELCNNIRSGRVNEWITDLGCRDSVSKVLGVPNAELADKIERECGQTSWEGIITRLWPNIKFIQSVVTGQMSQCIPILEFYSSKLPLVSLNYSASETLFGVNVNPLCKPQDVSYTCVPNTSYFEFFPVDEGNNAQVVDLVDVKLGHLYDPVVTNHFGLYRYRMGDILQVTGFYNKTPQFRFVRRKDTVISVHIEKTTEEDIVNAVNRVTTVLESAGLMLMGFTCKSDMSTFPGHYVFYWELKPKNFDGIVKLDNNVMVKCCCVMEESFNILYRRHRRKYGTIGPLEIRVTQQGTFYSLMEYFISQGAFAHQYKTPLCINCINSPQGLAILEDRVISQFFSDKSPPR, encoded by the exons ATGAATCTAAACTCCGAGCTGAAGGCTCTAGAGGAATTGAGCTCAAATGCGAAGCAAATACAAGAAGACATGTTGGAAGAGATACTCAGAAGTAGCGCGAACACAGAGTATCTTAGACGCTTTCTCCACGGGAGCTCTGATAAAGAGTTATTCAAGAAGAACGTACCGGTGGTTACCTATGAAGATGTTAAGCCTTATATGGAACGTGTGGCCAATGGAGAACCCTCAGACGTCATTTCGGGGGAACCTATCACTCAGTTCTTCATAAG TTCTGGAACTTCGGAAGGAAAACAAAAGATCTACCCTTTGAACAATAAGTACTTTCAGAAGAGGATATTTATCGAAAATCTACGCAACTCCATTTTATCCAA GCATATCAAAGGCGTCGAGGACGGAAAGGTGATGACGTTTCTTAACACTAGAGCAATATCCAGAACTCCCTCTGGTCTGACTGTTGCTCCTGTGATTACAAGCTTCCTAATGAGCGATTATTTTAAGAACTGGTCATCCAACACCAGTCCCGACCAAGTTCTATTATGTTGTGACAACAAACAAAGTACTTACTGtcattttctttgttctctTGTCCAGAGAGAGGAGGTTGTGAGTATTTTTGTTCCATTTGCTTGTTCGTTAATCGATGCAATAAAATTTCTTGAAATTCACTGGAAAGAGTTGTGTAATAATATTCGATCTGGTCGTGTTAACGAGTGGATCACCGACCTTGGCTGCAGAGACTCTGTCTCCAAAGTACTTGGAGTACCTAATGCTGAGCTGGCAGATAAGATTGAACGTGAATGCGGTCAGACATCATGGGAAGGTATTATCACACGTCTATGGCCTAACATCAAATTCATTCAAAGTGTAGTTACAGGACAGATGAGTCAATGCATTCCAATATTGGAGTTCTATTCCAGCAAATTGCCTCTCGTCTCCTTGAATTATTCTGCTTCTGAAACGTTGTTTGGGGTCAATGTGAATCCCCTATGCAAACCACAAGACGTTTCCTATACATGTGTGCCCAACACGTCCTACTTTGAGTTTTTTCCTGTTGATGAAGGAAACAATGCTCAAGTAGTTGATCTCGTGGACGTCAAGTTAGGGCACTTATATGACCCCGTGGTCACAAATCATTTTG GGTTATACAGATATAGAATGGGAGATATTCTACAGGTGACTGGGTTTTACAATAAAACACCTCAGTTTAGATTTGTACGCAGAAAAGATACGGTTATAAGCGTCCATATAGAGAAAACTACTGAAGAAGACATAGTAAATGCGGTGAATCGTGTGACAACCGTTCTTGAGTCTGCAGGTTTAATGTTGATGGGATTCACATGCAAATCTGATATGTCCACTTTCCCAGGTCATTATGTTTTTTACTGGGAGcttaaacccaaaaactttgatggCATTGTTAAGCTTGATAACAATGTTATGGTGAAGTGTTGTTGTGTGATGGAGGAATCATTTAATATTCTTTATAGAAGACATAGGAGAAAGTATGGGACCATTGGACCTCTAGAGATAAGGGTGACGCAGCAAGGAACGTTTTATTCTCTCATGGAATATTTCATCTCCCAGGGTGCTTTTGCGCATCAGTACAAAACACCCTTATGCATTAACTGCATTAACTCCCCTCAAGGTTTAGCAATTCTTGAAGACAGAGTTATTTCTCAGTTTTTCAGTGACAAATCCCCTCCTCGCTGA